In the Flavisolibacter tropicus genome, one interval contains:
- a CDS encoding MmcQ/YjbR family DNA-binding protein has protein sequence MISFDTYRTIALSFPEVTEDPHFEKTSFRVKKKIFATYDNQNKRACIKLSEIDQNVFSAADKTIIYPVNNKWGKQGWTLIEMNKVNKDLFSDALTCAYCEVAPKKLADQVRPYDNE, from the coding sequence ATGATAAGCTTTGACACCTATAGAACCATTGCTCTTTCATTTCCAGAAGTGACAGAAGATCCTCATTTTGAAAAGACTTCTTTCAGAGTGAAAAAGAAAATATTTGCAACTTATGACAACCAAAACAAAAGAGCTTGTATAAAACTATCAGAGATAGATCAGAATGTTTTTTCGGCTGCTGACAAGACAATTATTTATCCAGTTAACAACAAATGGGGCAAGCAAGGTTGGACACTTATTGAAATGAATAAAGTTAATAAAGACCTATTCTCAGACGCATTGACATGCGCCTATTGTGAAGTAGCCCCTAAAAAACTGGCTGACCAAGTTAGGCCTTATGATAACGAATAA
- a CDS encoding DUF2200 domain-containing protein produces MNNTNNHDERIAKMTFASVYPHYVAKAEKKGRTKEELHQVIEWLTGFDEQKLQEIIEKKLTFEQFFQQATLNPNAHLVTGVICGYRIEEIENPLTKQVRYLDKLVDELAKGRKMEKILRMA; encoded by the coding sequence ATGAACAATACAAACAATCACGATGAGCGTATTGCAAAAATGACATTCGCCTCTGTATATCCACATTATGTGGCAAAAGCCGAGAAGAAAGGAAGAACCAAAGAAGAATTGCACCAGGTCATTGAATGGCTAACGGGTTTTGATGAACAGAAACTACAAGAGATCATAGAAAAGAAACTAACGTTTGAACAATTCTTTCAGCAAGCTACTCTTAATCCAAATGCCCACCTCGTTACCGGTGTCATCTGTGGCTACAGGATTGAAGAAATTGAAAACCCATTAACAAAGCAGGTACGATATCTAGATAAGCTGGTAGACGAATTAGCGAAAGGCCGTAAGATGGAGAAGATCTTACGAATGGCATAG
- a CDS encoding toxin-antitoxin system YwqK family antitoxin, with translation MKRLLLLISFVLLFNNLYSQTNDSANFEARPTSIYEVIRQRGSDTLVFYYNDRWQLVKPVCGTIFRISRMDTVLLTFTGNFVDYYAHDSTIAIEGNYTKGNKEGLFNIYFPNGQLEQSGKYVNDKKTGIWEYFYEDGTKRQILDFQDNEILIMEFWNKEGKKLVESGNGEWYSYTPSDEFIKTSGEVLNGRKNGTWKNTLPSRNMTTNIEKYKEGKFISGKMISVASGTESYKDTQYCSIEKTPAFLTAEQFQMSRCYKIQKNNLEYAKYPGGMNRFYEQIRKRIVLTGPILNRGIIRIGIIIDKDGKMTNFRPLSRIGHELDLIEVLQTMENWTPMKVNGKPTIQPQIVSLEIN, from the coding sequence ATGAAAAGACTCCTACTATTAATATCCTTTGTTTTATTGTTTAACAACCTGTATTCCCAAACTAATGACTCAGCAAATTTTGAAGCACGTCCAACTTCAATATATGAAGTCATTCGACAAAGGGGTTCTGACACGCTGGTATTTTATTACAATGACAGATGGCAATTAGTAAAGCCTGTTTGCGGTACAATTTTCAGGATCTCAAGAATGGACACAGTCCTATTAACTTTTACTGGAAACTTTGTTGACTATTATGCTCACGACAGTACAATAGCCATTGAAGGGAATTATACAAAGGGGAATAAGGAAGGTTTATTTAATATCTACTTCCCAAACGGGCAACTTGAACAATCTGGCAAGTATGTAAATGATAAAAAAACTGGGATTTGGGAATATTTCTATGAGGACGGCACCAAGCGCCAGATACTGGACTTTCAGGACAATGAAATTCTAATTATGGAATTTTGGAATAAAGAAGGAAAGAAATTGGTAGAGTCTGGAAATGGTGAATGGTATAGTTATACACCTTCAGATGAATTCATAAAAACTTCGGGGGAAGTTCTTAATGGACGAAAAAATGGAACATGGAAAAACACATTGCCTTCTCGAAACATGACGACCAATATTGAAAAATACAAAGAAGGGAAGTTTATTAGCGGGAAAATGATTTCAGTGGCTTCAGGAACCGAATCATACAAAGACACCCAGTATTGTTCCATTGAGAAAACTCCAGCGTTTTTGACAGCAGAACAATTCCAGATGAGCCGCTGCTATAAAATTCAAAAGAACAACCTGGAATATGCGAAGTACCCAGGTGGAATGAATAGATTTTATGAACAGATAAGGAAAAGAATAGTACTCACCGGACCAATACTCAACCGGGGGATTATTAGAATTGGGATAATAATTGACAAAGATGGCAAGATGACTAATTTTAGACCACTATCTAGAATTGGCCACGAATTAGATTTAATTGAAGTTTTACAGACAATGGAAAATTGGACGCCAATGAAAGTAAACGGCAAGCCAACAATACAACCACAGATTGTAAGTCTTGAGATTAATTGA